Proteins from a single region of Microbacterium sp. zg-Y818:
- the dusB gene encoding tRNA dihydrouridine synthase DusB — translation MSSTVALAPTLRIGPIELDAPVVLAPMAGITNTAFRRLCREYGAGLYVSEMITSRALVERNATTMRLIRHHESETPRSIQLYGVDPVTVEAAVRIIVDEGHADHIDLNFGCPVPKVTRKGGGAALPWKLGLFRDIVTRAARAAGDIPLTVKMRKGIDRDHLTYLDAGRIAEDAGVAAVALHARTAAEFYSGHADWDAIARLKETVTSVPVLGNGDIWSAEDAVRMMSETGCDGVVVGRGCLGRPWLFGDLARSLAPGSATAPPVDATLGFVAAAFRRHADLLVEFHESEDRGCRDIRKHASWYFKGYPVGGDTRARLATVSSLAEIDEVLATLDLDAPYPGSGAEGQRGRAGTPKRPALPDGWLASRDIAADAGALLAEAEIDNSGG, via the coding sequence ATGTCTTCCACCGTCGCACTCGCCCCCACGCTGCGCATCGGGCCGATCGAGCTCGATGCGCCCGTCGTGCTGGCTCCGATGGCGGGTATCACCAACACCGCCTTCCGGCGGCTGTGCCGCGAATACGGCGCCGGGCTGTACGTCAGCGAGATGATCACCAGCCGTGCGCTGGTCGAGCGCAACGCCACGACCATGCGTCTCATCCGCCACCACGAGTCCGAAACACCTCGCTCCATCCAGCTGTACGGCGTGGATCCGGTCACGGTCGAAGCCGCCGTGCGCATCATCGTCGACGAGGGCCACGCCGACCACATCGACCTCAACTTCGGCTGCCCCGTACCCAAGGTGACCCGCAAGGGCGGGGGAGCGGCACTGCCCTGGAAACTCGGGCTCTTCCGCGACATCGTCACGCGCGCCGCCCGGGCCGCAGGCGACATCCCCCTGACCGTGAAGATGCGCAAGGGCATCGACCGCGATCACCTCACCTATCTCGATGCCGGGCGCATCGCCGAGGATGCCGGCGTCGCCGCCGTGGCCCTGCACGCCCGCACCGCGGCGGAGTTCTACTCGGGGCACGCCGACTGGGATGCCATCGCGCGCCTGAAAGAGACCGTCACCAGCGTGCCCGTGCTCGGCAACGGCGACATCTGGTCCGCCGAAGACGCGGTGCGCATGATGAGCGAGACGGGCTGCGACGGCGTCGTGGTCGGTCGCGGCTGCCTCGGGCGTCCGTGGCTCTTCGGGGATCTCGCGCGCTCGCTTGCTCCGGGCTCCGCGACTGCGCCGCCGGTGGACGCCACGCTCGGCTTCGTGGCGGCCGCCTTCCGCCGGCACGCCGACCTGCTCGTGGAATTCCACGAAAGCGAAGACCGCGGCTGCCGCGACATCCGCAAGCACGCGTCGTGGTACTTCAAGGGCTACCCCGTGGGCGGCGACACCCGGGCGCGGCTGGCCACCGTGTCGAGCCTCGCCGAGATCGACGAGGTGCTCGCCACCCTCGACCTCGACGCGCCCTACCCTGGCAGCGGCGCCGAAGGCCAGCGCGGCCGCGCCGGCACCCCCAAGCGCCCTGCGCTGCCCGATGGGTGGCTCGCCTCGCGCGACATCGCCGCCGACGCCGGCGCGCTGCTCGCAGAAGCGGAGATCGACAACAGTGGCGGGTGA
- a CDS encoding DsbA family oxidoreductase codes for MTDAIKIDVWSDIACPWCYIGKRNLENGLAAASTDADAPIVEVTYHSYELSPDTPVDFDGDEIDFLAGHKGMPREQVQQMLERVTGVAAEAGLDYRFDLLKHTNTVKAHELLHFAKAHGRQHEMAERLMAAYFTEGRHVGRIDDLVQLAADAGLDAEAARAALESGQYLADVRADQAQAQAYGITGVPFFVIDGKYGVSGAQPADAFAQIARQVWAERTTQSDPDSAVPAA; via the coding sequence ATGACGGATGCCATCAAGATCGACGTATGGAGTGACATCGCCTGCCCGTGGTGTTACATCGGCAAGCGCAACCTCGAGAACGGGCTGGCCGCGGCATCCACCGACGCCGACGCGCCCATCGTCGAGGTGACCTACCACTCGTACGAGCTGTCACCCGACACGCCCGTCGACTTCGACGGCGACGAGATCGACTTCCTCGCCGGCCACAAGGGCATGCCCCGCGAGCAGGTGCAGCAGATGCTCGAGCGCGTCACGGGGGTCGCCGCCGAAGCCGGACTGGACTACCGGTTCGACCTCCTGAAGCACACCAACACCGTCAAGGCGCACGAGCTGCTGCACTTCGCCAAGGCACACGGTCGCCAGCACGAGATGGCCGAGCGACTGATGGCCGCGTACTTCACCGAGGGGCGTCACGTCGGCCGTATCGATGACCTCGTGCAACTGGCGGCCGATGCCGGCCTCGACGCCGAGGCCGCCCGCGCGGCGCTCGAGAGCGGTCAGTACCTGGCCGACGTTCGCGCCGACCAGGCGCAGGCGCAGGCCTATGGGATCACCGGCGTGCCGTTCTTCGTCATCGACGGCAAGTACGGTGTGAGCGGCGCCCAGCCCGCCGACGCGTTCGCGCAGATCGCACGACAGGTGTGGGCGGAGCGCACCACCCAGTCCGACCCGGACTCCGCCGTCCCCGCCGCCTGA
- a CDS encoding TRIC cation channel family protein: protein MPETTFAIPLWADLLAVGLGGVQGALFAAGFTGRRLDLLGVAIIGIVMGMGGGLIRDLLLNTTPVTLQSNWYLLTAMGAALVGMLLSGIFQRLNHVIIALDAVVIGLFGAFGTSKALALGLPMVPAVFIGVCSAVGGGILRDVIMGLPVAIMHVGSLYAVAAGVGCFVLAGLDALGVPLTAAAVASVVVTAVIRLLAVIFDISLPEQRRLHRRKVAVETSAIPIVTQDPPRRAWLRRPRPRPRPQR from the coding sequence GTGCCCGAAACCACCTTCGCCATTCCGCTGTGGGCGGACCTTCTCGCGGTCGGACTGGGCGGGGTGCAGGGCGCTCTGTTCGCGGCTGGGTTCACCGGGCGACGCCTCGACCTGCTGGGTGTGGCGATCATCGGCATCGTCATGGGCATGGGCGGCGGCCTCATCCGCGACCTGCTGCTGAACACCACACCGGTGACGCTGCAGAGCAACTGGTACCTGCTCACGGCGATGGGTGCGGCACTGGTGGGCATGCTGCTGTCCGGCATCTTCCAGCGGCTCAACCACGTGATCATCGCGCTGGATGCCGTCGTGATCGGGCTGTTCGGCGCCTTCGGCACGAGCAAGGCGCTGGCCCTCGGGCTGCCGATGGTGCCGGCGGTGTTCATCGGGGTGTGCTCGGCGGTGGGCGGCGGCATCCTGCGCGACGTCATCATGGGGCTGCCGGTCGCCATCATGCACGTCGGGTCGCTGTACGCGGTGGCTGCGGGCGTCGGTTGCTTTGTCCTCGCGGGACTCGACGCGCTGGGGGTGCCGCTCACTGCTGCCGCGGTCGCCAGCGTCGTGGTGACCGCTGTGATCAGGCTGCTCGCCGTGATCTTCGACATCTCACTTCCCGAGCAGCGGCGTCTTCACCGCCGCAAGGTCGCTGTCGAGACGAGCGCGATCCCGATCGTCACGCAGGATCCGCCCCGCCGCGCGTGGCTCCGCCGCCCCCGCCCGCGCCCCCGCCCTCAGCGCTGA
- the era gene encoding GTPase Era has product MDENVHRSGFVTFVGRPNVGKSTLTNALVGEKVAITSDKPQTTRRAIRGILNRPDGQLVIVDTPGIHRPRTLLGERLNDLVEQVLGDVDVIAFCVPATEKVGPGDRRIAESLSNYPRAKKVALVTKTDVGSREQITERLIEVDGLREDWHAVIPLSALTNNQLDVLADELLSLMPPGPALYEEGVVTDESTEDRIAEIIREAALEGVRDELPHSIAVTVDDIAQREDSDLTDIFASIVVERDSQKAIIIGHRGSRLSDVGARARAQIEPLIGSRVFLKLHVRVAKEWQRDPKQLGRLGF; this is encoded by the coding sequence ATCGACGAGAACGTCCACCGCTCCGGCTTCGTCACCTTCGTCGGACGCCCCAATGTGGGCAAGTCCACCCTCACCAACGCGCTGGTCGGCGAGAAGGTCGCGATCACCAGCGACAAGCCGCAGACGACTCGGCGAGCCATCCGCGGCATCCTGAATCGGCCGGACGGCCAGCTCGTGATCGTCGACACCCCCGGCATCCATCGACCCCGCACCCTGCTCGGCGAGCGTCTGAACGATCTCGTGGAACAGGTGCTGGGTGACGTGGACGTCATCGCGTTCTGCGTCCCCGCGACCGAGAAGGTCGGGCCCGGAGACCGCCGCATCGCGGAGTCGCTGTCGAACTACCCGCGCGCCAAGAAGGTCGCGCTCGTGACCAAGACCGACGTGGGCAGCCGCGAGCAGATCACCGAACGGCTGATCGAGGTCGATGGGCTGCGTGAGGACTGGCACGCGGTGATTCCGCTGTCCGCGCTCACGAACAACCAGCTCGATGTGCTTGCCGACGAACTGCTCTCGCTCATGCCGCCGGGACCGGCGCTGTACGAGGAAGGCGTCGTCACCGACGAGTCGACCGAGGACCGCATCGCCGAGATCATCCGTGAGGCGGCGCTCGAGGGCGTCCGGGACGAGCTGCCGCACTCGATCGCGGTGACGGTCGATGACATCGCCCAGCGCGAGGACAGCGACCTCACCGACATCTTCGCGAGCATCGTCGTGGAGCGCGACAGCCAGAAGGCGATCATCATCGGCCACCGGGGTTCACGGCTGAGCGACGTGGGCGCCCGCGCCCGCGCGCAGATCGAGCCGCTGATCGGGAGCCGGGTGTTCCTGAAGCTGCACGTGCGGGTCGCCAAGGAATGGCAGCGCGACCCGAAGCAGCTCGGGCGCCTCGGGTTCTGA
- the bsh gene encoding choloylglycine hydrolase → MCTGANYTTKDHYFGRNLDLEFSYHETVTITPRNFPFEFRKVPTLATHHAIIGMANIADGYPLYYDATNEKGLSMAGLNFPGNADYKQENPEKTNVGSFEFIPWVLAQFESVAEVRAALADLVVTDAAFSAEFPPSPLHWIISDRDSSITVESVKEGLKVYDNPYGIMTNNPTFDIQSFNLNNFMHLTKNPPENTFAPELDFDVYSRGMGAIGLPGDLSSASRFVKAVFTKMNSVSGDSESESISQFFQILGSVAQQRGLVEVEPGKFEITIYSSCCNTDKGIYYYTTYENSQVTGVDMHKEDLDATTLVDYPLIKGQQIHMQN, encoded by the coding sequence ATGTGCACAGGCGCGAACTACACCACCAAAGACCACTACTTCGGGCGCAATCTCGACCTCGAATTCTCGTACCACGAGACGGTCACGATCACCCCGCGGAACTTCCCGTTCGAGTTCCGCAAGGTGCCGACGCTCGCAACGCACCACGCCATCATCGGCATGGCGAACATCGCCGACGGCTACCCGCTGTACTACGACGCGACGAACGAGAAGGGCCTCAGCATGGCGGGGCTCAACTTCCCCGGGAACGCCGACTACAAGCAGGAGAACCCGGAGAAGACGAACGTCGGGTCGTTCGAGTTCATCCCGTGGGTGCTCGCACAGTTCGAGAGTGTCGCCGAGGTGCGGGCCGCGCTCGCGGACCTCGTCGTGACCGATGCTGCGTTCAGCGCCGAGTTCCCGCCGTCGCCCCTGCACTGGATCATCAGCGACAGGGACAGCTCGATCACCGTCGAGAGCGTGAAGGAGGGCCTCAAGGTCTACGACAACCCGTACGGGATCATGACCAACAACCCCACCTTCGACATCCAGTCGTTCAACCTCAACAACTTCATGCACCTGACGAAGAACCCCCCGGAGAACACCTTCGCCCCGGAACTGGACTTCGACGTCTACAGCCGGGGGATGGGGGCCATCGGACTGCCCGGCGACCTGTCGTCGGCATCCCGTTTCGTGAAGGCCGTCTTCACGAAGATGAACTCCGTGTCGGGGGATTCCGAATCGGAATCGATCAGCCAGTTCTTCCAGATCCTCGGATCCGTCGCGCAGCAGCGCGGCCTGGTGGAGGTGGAGCCGGGCAAGTTCGAGATCACGATCTACTCGTCGTGCTGCAACACCGACAAGGGCATCTACTACTACACGACCTACGAGAACAGCCAGGTCACCGGCGTCGACATGCACAAGGAGGATCTCGACGCAACTACACTGGTGGATTACCCCCTGATCAAGGGGCAGCAGATCCATATGCAGAATTGA
- a CDS encoding isoprenyl transferase, giving the protein MTPKPYTHRDAVPYRPLDWTGQYPPDFPKKGVPQHIAIVMDGNGRWANRRGLTRIEGHKAGEEVLLDVVAGAIQAGVKNLSVYAFSTENWARSPEEVRFLMGYNRDVLHRRRDQLNEWGVRVRWAGRKPRLWGSVIKELQYAEQLTAGNDVLTLTMCVNYGGRVEIVDAVRAIADDVAAGRIKPSAVSEKLIQRHLYVPDMPDVDLFLRSSGEQRTSNFLLWQAAYAEMVFLDTLWPDFSRTELWRAIGIYLDRDRRFGGAVDAPSV; this is encoded by the coding sequence GTGACACCCAAGCCCTACACGCACCGCGACGCGGTGCCGTACCGCCCCCTGGATTGGACGGGACAGTACCCGCCTGACTTCCCCAAGAAGGGCGTGCCGCAGCACATCGCCATCGTCATGGACGGCAACGGCCGCTGGGCGAACCGGCGCGGCCTCACCCGGATCGAGGGCCACAAGGCCGGCGAGGAGGTGCTGCTCGACGTCGTCGCCGGCGCCATCCAGGCAGGCGTCAAGAACCTCTCGGTGTACGCGTTCTCCACCGAGAACTGGGCGCGCTCGCCCGAAGAGGTGCGCTTCCTCATGGGCTACAACCGCGACGTGCTGCACCGCCGGCGCGACCAGCTCAATGAGTGGGGCGTGCGCGTGCGCTGGGCGGGCCGCAAGCCGCGGCTGTGGGGCTCGGTCATCAAAGAGCTGCAGTACGCCGAGCAGCTGACGGCGGGCAACGACGTGCTCACTCTCACCATGTGCGTCAACTACGGTGGCCGGGTCGAGATCGTCGACGCCGTCCGGGCGATCGCCGACGACGTTGCCGCGGGCCGGATCAAGCCCTCGGCGGTGAGCGAGAAGCTGATCCAGCGCCACCTGTACGTGCCCGACATGCCCGACGTCGACCTTTTCCTGCGGTCCAGCGGCGAGCAGCGCACGTCGAATTTCCTGCTGTGGCAGGCGGCCTACGCCGAGATGGTGTTCCTCGACACCCTGTGGCCGGACTTCTCCCGCACCGAGCTGTGGCGCGCGATCGGCATCTATCTCGATCGCGACCGCCGCTTCGGCGGGGCGGTCGACGCGCCGAGTGTATGA
- the leuA gene encoding 2-isopropylmalate synthase yields the protein MDNTQKPSGMPIHKYRAYQDQFRVDLPDRTWPDNRITTAPRWCAVDLRDGNQALIDPMSPERKRIMFELLVGMGYKEIEVGFPSASQTDFDFVRQLIEEDLIPDDVTIQVLTQAREHLIERTYESIAGAKRAIVHLYNSTSVLQRDVVFRTDKQGVIDIALEGARLCREFEKRIPETQVFYEYSPESYTGTELEFAVEICNQVIEVFEPTPDRKVIINLPATVEMATPNVYADSIEWMSRRLAHRENIILSLHPHNDRGTAIAAAELGYMAGADRIEGCLFGNGERTGNVDLVALGINLLTQGIDPQIDFSDIDQVKRTAEYCNQLPVPERSPWAGDLVFTAFSGSHQDAIKKGFEAMEARAAASGVSVDEIEWAVPYLPIDPKDLGRSYEAVIRVNSQSGKGGVAYLLRTDHALDLPRKLQIEFSGVVQAKTDAEGGEVTSEQIWDIFTDEYLPSTADEAKWGRFELLATRTQSDMSGDVTLDVTLRDGDGQEDLTGTGNGPIAAFLSVLSARGFDISLYDYVEHTLSAGGDAQAAAYVELQVDGERLWGVGIDGDISTASLKAIVSCVNRAIRTRTREAQLTAV from the coding sequence ATGGACAACACTCAGAAGCCGTCCGGCATGCCGATCCACAAGTACCGGGCATATCAGGACCAGTTCCGCGTCGACCTGCCCGACCGCACGTGGCCGGACAACCGCATCACGACCGCACCGCGCTGGTGCGCCGTCGACCTGCGGGACGGCAACCAGGCCCTCATCGACCCGATGAGCCCTGAGCGCAAGCGCATCATGTTCGAGCTTCTCGTCGGCATGGGCTACAAGGAGATCGAGGTCGGCTTCCCGTCGGCGAGCCAGACGGACTTCGACTTCGTGCGTCAGCTGATCGAAGAGGACCTCATCCCCGACGACGTGACCATCCAGGTCCTGACGCAGGCGCGTGAGCACCTCATCGAGCGCACGTACGAGTCGATCGCCGGCGCGAAGCGCGCGATCGTGCACCTGTACAACTCCACCAGCGTGCTGCAGCGCGACGTCGTGTTCCGCACCGACAAGCAGGGCGTCATCGACATCGCCCTCGAGGGCGCGCGCCTGTGTCGCGAGTTCGAGAAGCGCATCCCCGAGACCCAGGTCTTCTACGAGTACTCGCCGGAGAGCTATACCGGGACCGAGCTCGAGTTCGCCGTCGAGATCTGCAACCAGGTGATCGAGGTCTTCGAGCCGACGCCCGACCGCAAGGTGATCATCAACCTGCCGGCGACGGTGGAGATGGCCACCCCCAACGTCTACGCCGATTCGATCGAGTGGATGAGCCGGCGCCTGGCGCACCGCGAGAACATCATCCTGTCGCTGCACCCGCACAACGACCGCGGCACGGCGATCGCCGCGGCGGAACTCGGCTACATGGCCGGCGCCGACCGCATCGAGGGATGCCTGTTCGGCAATGGCGAGCGCACCGGCAACGTCGACCTCGTCGCCCTGGGGATCAACCTGCTCACGCAGGGCATCGACCCGCAGATCGACTTCAGTGACATCGACCAGGTAAAGCGCACCGCGGAGTACTGCAACCAGCTGCCGGTGCCCGAGCGCAGCCCGTGGGCGGGCGACCTCGTCTTCACCGCTTTCAGCGGGTCGCACCAGGACGCGATCAAGAAGGGCTTCGAGGCGATGGAAGCCCGCGCCGCGGCATCCGGGGTCTCGGTCGACGAGATCGAGTGGGCCGTGCCCTATCTGCCGATCGACCCGAAGGACCTGGGGCGCTCGTACGAGGCGGTCATCCGGGTGAACTCGCAGTCGGGCAAGGGGGGCGTCGCCTACCTGCTGCGCACCGACCACGCCTTGGACCTGCCTCGCAAGCTGCAGATCGAGTTCTCGGGTGTCGTGCAGGCCAAGACCGACGCCGAGGGTGGCGAAGTCACCAGCGAGCAGATCTGGGACATCTTCACCGACGAGTACCTGCCCTCGACGGCCGATGAGGCCAAGTGGGGCCGCTTCGAGCTGCTGGCGACCCGCACTCAGAGCGACATGTCGGGCGACGTCACCCTCGATGTGACGCTGCGCGACGGCGACGGCCAGGAGGATCTCACCGGCACCGGCAACGGGCCGATTGCGGCGTTCCTGTCGGTGCTGAGCGCGCGCGGCTTCGACATCTCGCTCTACGACTACGTCGAGCACACGCTCAGCGCGGGGGGCGACGCGCAGGCGGCCGCCTACGTCGAGCTGCAGGTGGACGGCGAGCGGCTGTGGGGGGTCGGAATCGACGGCGACATCTCGACTGCGAGCCTCAAGGCGATCGTCTCGTGCGTGAACCGCGCGATCCGCACGCGCACCCGCGAGGCCCAGCTGACCGCCGTGTGA
- a CDS encoding glutathione peroxidase, whose translation MTDDQSVDIRQIPFRTADGEQKTLADLGDGPFLVVNVASKCGLAPQYETLEELQRTYGDRGLTVVGFPSNQFMGQEPGSMEEILEYCSTTWGVTFPVQEKIHVNGRNAAPLYKALKKARNVEGARGPVMWNFEKFLVTPDGAVHRFRPQVKPDAPEVIAAIEDALAG comes from the coding sequence ATGACCGACGACCAGAGTGTGGACATCCGCCAGATCCCCTTCCGCACGGCCGACGGGGAGCAGAAGACGCTCGCCGATCTCGGCGACGGACCCTTCCTCGTCGTCAACGTCGCATCGAAGTGCGGCCTGGCGCCGCAGTACGAGACGCTCGAAGAACTGCAGCGCACCTACGGCGACCGTGGGCTGACGGTCGTGGGGTTCCCGAGCAACCAGTTCATGGGCCAGGAGCCCGGCTCGATGGAGGAGATCCTCGAGTACTGCTCGACCACGTGGGGCGTGACCTTCCCGGTGCAGGAGAAGATCCACGTCAACGGTCGCAACGCGGCTCCCCTGTACAAGGCGCTGAAGAAGGCCCGCAACGTCGAAGGAGCCCGAGGGCCCGTGATGTGGAACTTCGAGAAGTTCCTGGTCACCCCCGACGGCGCCGTTCACCGGTTCCGTCCGCAGGTCAAGCCCGACGCACCCGAGGTCATCGCCGCGATCGAAGACGCACTGGCGGGCTGA
- a CDS encoding hemolysin family protein, with amino-acid sequence MTELLLLLAAVVLVALGGLMAALDAALAVTGRAGLTELAATARSRTALTKIADDPEAHGNAVVFIRILAETTAAVLVTVAFTLAFDNIWWAMLAAALLMTVVSFVLVGASPRSAGRQHATGLLRNAAPIVRGARIVLGPLAHLLVILGNRFTPGVSRNATFASEEQLLSMVDEAASQDLIEEDDRELIHSVFDFTDTFVRAVMVPRTDMVSVDAEASTHEAMKLFLDRGVSRLPVVDDEADDVVGVLYLKDLVQFAFRDESAWRNAAVSRIARKAVFVPESMKAETLLQQMKRDAVHVCLVVDEYGGVSGLVTLEDLIEELVGEIADEYDARAAEVVDLGEGRFRVSARLGLDEVGELFGIELEDDEVDSIGGLLGKALGRVPMPGVTAETQGLVLTGGASRGRGRGLATVFVERAEPLESADDSARAPRTGQIPRTRTGEVRVSRGDAEAAQSS; translated from the coding sequence ATGACCGAGCTGCTGCTGCTGCTCGCCGCCGTTGTTCTGGTGGCCCTCGGCGGCCTCATGGCGGCCCTCGACGCCGCTCTGGCGGTCACGGGGCGCGCAGGCCTCACCGAACTCGCCGCCACCGCCCGGTCGCGCACCGCCTTGACCAAGATCGCAGACGACCCCGAGGCGCACGGCAACGCGGTGGTGTTCATCCGCATCCTCGCCGAGACCACCGCCGCGGTGCTGGTGACGGTCGCATTCACCCTGGCCTTCGACAACATCTGGTGGGCGATGCTCGCCGCCGCGCTCCTCATGACCGTGGTGTCGTTCGTGCTGGTGGGCGCCAGTCCGCGTTCGGCGGGACGCCAGCACGCGACCGGGCTGCTGCGCAACGCCGCGCCGATCGTGCGCGGTGCCCGCATCGTGCTGGGACCGCTCGCCCACCTGCTGGTGATCCTCGGCAACCGCTTCACGCCCGGGGTGTCGCGCAACGCGACGTTCGCCTCGGAGGAGCAGCTGCTGAGCATGGTCGACGAGGCCGCCTCGCAGGACCTCATCGAGGAGGACGACCGCGAGCTCATCCACTCGGTGTTCGACTTCACCGACACGTTCGTGCGCGCCGTGATGGTTCCCCGCACCGACATGGTGTCGGTGGATGCCGAAGCAAGCACCCACGAGGCGATGAAGCTGTTCCTCGACAGGGGCGTCTCGCGCCTCCCTGTCGTCGACGACGAGGCCGACGACGTGGTGGGAGTCCTCTACCTGAAGGACCTGGTGCAGTTCGCGTTCCGCGACGAGAGCGCGTGGCGCAACGCCGCCGTCAGCCGCATCGCGCGCAAGGCCGTCTTCGTGCCGGAGTCGATGAAGGCGGAGACACTGCTGCAGCAGATGAAGCGCGACGCCGTGCACGTGTGCCTCGTCGTGGACGAGTACGGCGGAGTGTCGGGCCTGGTGACCCTCGAGGACCTCATCGAGGAGCTCGTCGGCGAGATCGCCGACGAGTACGACGCGCGGGCAGCGGAGGTGGTCGACCTCGGGGAGGGCCGGTTCCGGGTCAGTGCGCGCCTGGGCCTGGACGAAGTCGGCGAGCTGTTCGGCATCGAGCTCGAGGACGACGAAGTGGATTCGATCGGCGGACTGCTGGGCAAGGCCCTGGGACGCGTCCCGATGCCCGGCGTCACCGCCGAGACGCAGGGTCTCGTACTCACCGGCGGCGCATCGCGCGGCCGTGGGCGCGGGCTCGCGACGGTGTTCGTGGAGCGCGCGGAACCCCTCGAGAGCGCGGACGACAGCGCCCGGGCCCCGCGCACCGGCCAGATCCCGCGGACGCGCACCGGCGAGGTACGCGTGAGCCGGGGCGATGCGGAAGCCGCGCAGTCCTCGTAG
- the recO gene encoding DNA repair protein RecO, whose amino-acid sequence MPTYRDEVVVLRTHKLGEADRIVTMLSRRHGKLRAVAKGVRRTSSRFGSRLEPFMVADVQLYQGRSLDIVQQAESLGSYGAQIAADYDRYTAASAMVETADRLNEAETTSQQYLLLVGGLRALSRAEHASRAVLDSYLLRVMALSGWAPNLLDCARCGAKGPHEWFVAQLGGMVCAACAPAGSARVHPETGAQLRALLAGDWDVVDGATDGASGAASGLVAAYAQWHLERGIRSLSHVATAQTPRAGASR is encoded by the coding sequence GTGCCCACCTATCGCGACGAAGTCGTGGTTCTGCGCACCCACAAACTGGGTGAAGCCGACCGCATCGTGACGATGCTCAGTCGCCGCCACGGCAAGCTGCGCGCGGTCGCGAAGGGCGTGCGCCGCACCTCGTCGAGGTTCGGCTCCCGGCTCGAGCCGTTCATGGTCGCCGATGTGCAGCTCTACCAAGGCCGATCGCTCGACATCGTGCAGCAGGCCGAGTCGCTGGGCTCCTACGGCGCGCAGATCGCCGCCGATTACGACCGTTACACCGCCGCCAGCGCCATGGTCGAGACCGCCGACCGGCTGAACGAGGCCGAGACCACCTCGCAGCAGTACCTGCTGCTCGTCGGCGGCCTGCGGGCGCTGTCGCGCGCAGAGCACGCGTCGCGGGCCGTGCTGGACTCCTACCTGCTGCGCGTCATGGCGCTGTCGGGCTGGGCACCCAACCTGCTCGACTGCGCCCGATGCGGGGCGAAGGGCCCGCACGAGTGGTTCGTCGCTCAGCTGGGCGGCATGGTGTGCGCCGCGTGCGCGCCGGCCGGCTCGGCGCGCGTGCATCCCGAGACGGGAGCGCAGCTTCGTGCGTTGCTGGCGGGGGACTGGGACGTCGTAGACGGCGCGACCGACGGCGCGTCCGGTGCAGCGTCGGGACTCGTGGCCGCATACGCGCAATGGCATCTGGAGCGCGGCATCCGCTCGCTTTCGCACGTGGCGACAGCCCAGACCCCGAGAGCGGGAGCTTCACGGTGA
- a CDS encoding NADP-dependent oxidoreductase, with amino-acid sequence MARRWEAPRWGPPEGWELVDVEVPAPLHGEVTIRVAAAGMNPADVKHVAVERPGLVLPVPIGYEVSGVLTAIGPGTEIASGTAAVGDEVLAFRITGGYATELTVPADTVFAKPASLTHPQAANLLLAGTTASELLHVTGVAPGETVLLHGGSGAVGVAVLQLARRLGARVIATASPSSFERVRRYGGVPVAYGEGLLDRVRDAAEGAPVVAALDAAGTDEALRVSLEVVADPSRVVTIAATGAAESLGIRRIAGGMPASAAYRDSVRADLIALAGAGELEVPIAGVFPLERLHDALEVLLSGHPGGKLALVP; translated from the coding sequence ATGGCCCGCCGCTGGGAGGCGCCGCGCTGGGGCCCACCGGAGGGCTGGGAGCTCGTCGACGTCGAGGTCCCAGCGCCCCTCCACGGCGAGGTCACGATCAGGGTGGCGGCCGCGGGAATGAACCCGGCCGACGTGAAGCACGTGGCCGTCGAACGGCCCGGCCTGGTCTTGCCCGTGCCGATCGGGTACGAGGTATCCGGCGTGCTGACGGCGATCGGACCGGGCACGGAGATCGCCTCGGGCACCGCCGCGGTGGGCGACGAGGTGCTGGCCTTCCGCATCACCGGCGGATACGCGACCGAGCTCACGGTCCCCGCCGACACGGTGTTCGCCAAGCCCGCGTCGCTGACGCACCCGCAGGCGGCGAACCTGCTGCTGGCCGGCACGACGGCATCCGAGCTGCTGCATGTGACGGGCGTGGCGCCGGGGGAGACCGTCCTCCTGCACGGCGGGTCCGGCGCCGTGGGGGTGGCGGTGCTGCAGCTGGCGCGGCGCCTCGGCGCGCGCGTCATCGCGACGGCGTCGCCCTCGTCGTTCGAACGGGTGCGTCGCTACGGCGGGGTGCCGGTGGCGTACGGCGAAGGGCTGCTGGATCGCGTGCGGGATGCCGCGGAGGGCGCCCCCGTGGTCGCCGCGCTCGACGCAGCCGGGACCGACGAGGCCCTGCGCGTCTCCCTCGAGGTCGTCGCCGATCCGTCGCGCGTGGTGACGATCGCCGCGACCGGCGCGGCCGAGAGCCTCGGCATCCGTCGCATCGCCGGTGGCATGCCGGCGAGCGCCGCATACCGCGACAGCGTGCGGGCCGACCTCATCGCCCTCGCCGGGGCGGGGGAGCTGGAGGTGCCGATCGCGGGCGTCTTCCCGCTCGAACGCCTGCACGACGCACTGGAGGTTCTGCTGTCCGGCCACCCCGGCGGCAAGCTCGCCCTCGTCCCCTAA